One Pseudomonas sp. HOU2 genomic window carries:
- a CDS encoding urea transporter: MPANHFNTHCPDWAEALLNGFSQIFLQRHPLCGLLCLLAILLTAPVLFAGALLGAVAGLLTAQRRNYAKADRQAGLFSYNGVLLGLLVSLYFPWSPLLPPLILAAGGLSAMVTQQWLKHVYRSRSIPAYTSPFVAISWILLLFAEPSAPMAHIEMNTLNLLAAGLRGLGQVMFLGHPLAGALIGIGLLIADRRAFCWALLASAIGLASSLLHHESSTALLGLGSYNAVLAALAFSAQRQQPWLPLVGIVLALLVTPLFAAMGLATLTAPFILAGWLIRAGIQMLGKAAVDATPCAQGDNQPRLR; encoded by the coding sequence ATGCCTGCCAATCATTTCAACACCCACTGCCCCGACTGGGCCGAGGCTTTGCTCAACGGTTTCAGTCAGATATTCCTCCAGCGCCATCCGCTGTGCGGCCTATTGTGCCTGCTGGCGATCCTGCTCACCGCGCCGGTACTGTTTGCCGGCGCGTTGCTCGGTGCCGTCGCCGGATTGCTCACCGCGCAACGGCGCAATTATGCCAAGGCGGATCGTCAGGCCGGGTTGTTCAGCTACAACGGCGTGCTGCTCGGCCTGTTGGTGAGCCTGTATTTCCCCTGGTCACCGCTGCTGCCGCCGCTGATTCTGGCAGCCGGTGGTCTCAGTGCTATGGTCACTCAGCAGTGGCTCAAGCATGTGTATCGCAGCCGTTCCATACCGGCTTACACCTCGCCGTTCGTGGCCATCAGCTGGATCCTGTTGCTGTTCGCCGAACCGTCCGCGCCGATGGCGCACATCGAGATGAACACGCTGAACCTGCTCGCCGCAGGACTGCGTGGATTGGGTCAGGTGATGTTCCTCGGTCATCCGCTGGCCGGTGCGTTGATCGGCATCGGCTTACTGATCGCTGATCGCCGCGCTTTTTGCTGGGCATTGCTCGCGTCGGCTATCGGCCTGGCGTCGAGCCTGCTGCACCACGAAAGCAGCACCGCGTTGCTGGGGCTGGGCAGTTACAACGCGGTGCTCGCCGCCCTCGCCTTCAGTGCGCAGCGCCAACAACCGTGGCTGCCGCTGGTGGGCATCGTCCTTGCGCTGCTGGTCACGCCGCTGTTTGCTGCCATGGGCCTGGCGACGCTGACCGCGCCGTTCATCCTCGCCGGCTGGCTGATCCGCGCCGGGATCCAGATGCTCGGCAAAGCGGCCGTCGACGCCACGCCTTGCGCACAGGGGGACAATCAACCTAGGCTGCGCTGA
- a CDS encoding sulfate ABC transporter substrate-binding protein, producing MKKLFGASLLAAGLAFGSVAQAAPTLLNVSYDVMRDFYKDYNTAFQKHWQAEHNENITVQMSFGGSSKQARSVIDGLPADVITMNMATDINALADNGKLVPENWVTRLPNNSAPFTSATVFIVRKGNPKALKDWPDLLKDGVQVIVPNPKTSGNGRYTYLSAWGYVLKNGGDENKAKDFVGKLFKQAPVLDTGGRAATTTFMTNQIGDVLVTFENEAEMIAREFGRDQFEVIYPSVSAEAEPPVSVVDKVVDKKGTRAAADEYLKYLWSPEGQEIAAANYLRPRDPAVLAKYTDRFPKVDFLSVEKTFGDWRSVQKTHFNDGGIFDQIYSQ from the coding sequence GTGAAAAAACTCTTTGGCGCCTCACTTCTCGCCGCCGGTCTCGCCTTTGGCAGCGTGGCTCAAGCCGCACCGACCCTGCTCAACGTCTCCTACGACGTGATGCGCGATTTCTACAAGGACTACAACACTGCGTTCCAGAAACACTGGCAGGCCGAGCACAACGAAAACATCACGGTGCAGATGTCCTTCGGCGGTTCGAGCAAGCAGGCGCGTTCGGTGATCGATGGTCTGCCGGCTGACGTCATCACCATGAACATGGCAACCGACATCAACGCCCTCGCCGACAACGGCAAACTGGTGCCGGAAAACTGGGTCACCCGCCTGCCGAACAACAGCGCGCCGTTCACCTCGGCCACCGTGTTCATCGTGCGCAAAGGCAACCCGAAAGCCCTGAAAGACTGGCCAGACCTGCTCAAGGACGGCGTGCAGGTGATCGTGCCGAACCCGAAAACCTCGGGCAACGGCCGCTACACCTACCTCTCGGCCTGGGGCTACGTGCTGAAGAATGGCGGTGACGAGAACAAGGCCAAGGACTTCGTCGGCAAGCTGTTCAAGCAAGCGCCGGTGCTCGATACCGGTGGCCGCGCTGCGACCACCACGTTCATGACCAACCAGATCGGCGACGTGCTGGTGACCTTCGAGAACGAAGCGGAAATGATCGCCCGCGAGTTTGGTCGCGATCAGTTCGAAGTGATCTACCCGAGCGTCTCCGCCGAAGCCGAGCCACCGGTGTCGGTGGTCGACAAAGTGGTCGACAAGAAAGGCACCCGCGCTGCCGCCGATGAATACCTGAAGTACCTGTGGTCGCCGGAAGGCCAGGAAATCGCCGCCGCCAACTACCTGCGCCCACGGGATCCGGCGGTGCTGGCGAAGTACACCGACCGCTTCCCGAAAGTCGACTTCCTGTCGGTGGAGAAGACCTTCGGCGACTGGCGTTCGGTGCAGAAGACTCATTTCAATGACGGCGGGATCTTTGATCAGATCTACAGCCAGTAA
- a CDS encoding ion transporter, producing MDSSNSWRERLYVMIFQSDTLAGRRFDGTLLLIILASLVVVMLDSIDSIHQNYADVLAYIEWGFTVIFLGEYILRLYCSPKPLRYAFSFYGLVDLLAIVPGILALYYSDAQYLLIIRIIRMLRIFRVLKLSPYLKQANYLMSALRGSKQKIVVFLVSVCTLVTVFGTLMYVIEGPEHGFTSIPKGIYWAIVTLTTVGFGDIVPKTPLGQVISSLVMITGYSIIAVPTGIFTAELANAMRGEQLQHDCPVCKKNSHEHGAAFCSRCGNALFKKLE from the coding sequence ATGGACAGCAGCAACAGTTGGCGCGAACGGCTTTACGTGATGATTTTCCAGAGCGACACCCTCGCCGGGCGGCGCTTCGACGGCACCTTGCTGTTGATCATCCTCGCCAGCCTGGTGGTGGTGATGCTCGACAGCATCGACAGCATTCACCAGAACTACGCCGATGTGCTGGCCTACATCGAGTGGGGCTTCACCGTCATTTTTCTCGGTGAATACATCCTGCGCCTGTATTGCTCACCGAAACCGTTGCGCTACGCCTTCAGTTTCTACGGACTGGTGGATCTGCTGGCGATCGTGCCCGGAATTCTGGCGCTGTATTACAGCGATGCGCAGTACCTGCTGATCATCCGCATCATCCGCATGCTGCGGATCTTCCGCGTGCTCAAGCTCAGCCCGTACCTCAAGCAAGCCAACTACCTGATGTCGGCGCTGCGCGGCAGCAAGCAGAAGATCGTGGTGTTTCTGGTCAGCGTCTGCACCCTGGTGACGGTGTTCGGCACCCTGATGTACGTGATCGAAGGCCCGGAACATGGCTTCACCAGCATCCCCAAAGGCATCTATTGGGCTATCGTGACCCTGACCACCGTCGGCTTCGGCGACATCGTGCCCAAGACTCCGCTGGGCCAGGTGATTTCGTCGCTGGTGATGATCACCGGTTACTCGATCATCGCCGTGCCCACCGGGATTTTCACTGCAGAACTGGCCAACGCCATGCGCGGCGAACAACTGCAGCACGACTGCCCGGTGTGCAAGAAAAACAGCCATGAACATGGCGCGGCGTTCTGCTCACGATGCGGTAATGCGCTGTTCAAGAAATTGGAATAA